GGTATTTCGGTCTTCGCCGATCAATCACAAGCGTTGCGCTTGAGCATACAGACCGCGCTCAAGACAATTGCGACGGTCACCACGCGCTCGTCGATGGACGTCGTTAAACCCGGAACCACCAGCGATGTGTATTCCGTGAACTCCGCCGTTAGCCAAGCGGTACAAGGCGTCGGCGGCGGCGGTAATTTGAACAACGCCTATTCGGCCATCGCGACGGTCCCCGGCGCGTTCGTTCCGCCGAACCAGCAAGGCTGGGATCAAGTGGTGTATATTCGCGGCGGAAGTTACGACCAGATTGGCTACGAGTTCGACGGCGTACCCGTCAACCGATCGTTCGACAACTATCCGGGCGGCACAGCCGGCACCCTCGGACAGCAAGAGCTGCAGGTGTACGCCGGCGGGGGCACGGCCGGAGAAAGTGCCAGCGGCCTGGCCGGCTTTATCAACCAAGTCATCAAGACCGGAACGTTTCCCGGTTACGCCAACGTGAGCGCCGGCATCGGCTCGCCGACGTTCTACCACGATGTAGAAATCGAAGCCGGCGGAGCAACGCCCGACCGCCTATTCTCCTATTACGTCGGCATCGGCGGCTACAATCAGGATTACCGCTATCTCGATCAGTTCAACGGTTCGAATTTAGGCGATGTTTGGGGCTATTCGATTATCGCCGACAACACGGCCCACTTGTATTTTGGCGGCGTGTTCCCAACGTGCGGATACACCGCGCCGCAAGATTCGGGCTATTATCAGGGCCCGAACGAATCGCCGGTGTACAATCCGTTCGATCTGCGTCAGGGACAGCGCGGATACGTCGGAAAGCCCCAGGGTATCTCTGAAAATCCCGGCTGCTATCAAACGGTCACCCCGGCGTACGCTAGCTACAACTGGATCGCCGATCGCGAAAACGTTGCAAATTTCCACATCGGCATTCCGCATAAGCGTGACGCCGGCCGCGACGACGTCCAGATCCTCTACAACGTCACCGCGATGCAGAGCTCGTTCTACAGTTCTCAGAACGACTTGGGGCCGCACCTCGTGCAGCAGTTGAACGAAGTCGTCTACGGTCGCAACATTCCGCAAGTATGGGGCGACTTTTTGACGTGGCCCACCGGCACGTACTTCGGCGAGAGCCCCGGCAAGGTGTCGCCGACCGCCTACTACATGCCCAGTTCGCCCAGCGGCCGCTGCGCGAACATTACGCCGTATCGAGTCCCCGGACGTGCGCCGGCGATTCCGAGCGCGTGCGCCGGCGGTGACTACTCGGCGGTTCCAAACGACGCACAGGATGCGTTTTGGAACAACGCCTCTATCTTCAAGCTGCAATACCAGCACAATATCGGTTCGAACGCGTATCTGCGCCTGTACGGCTACTCGTTTTACTCCGACTGGTTGCAGACTAGTCCGCTCAGTTATGCGTCCGAACTCTACGGCTTCGGTGTAACAAGCTACGACTACGAACTAGAATCGCACACCCGCGGCATCGCCATGGAGTTCGCCGACCAGATCGACCCGAAATCGCTGCTAACCTTTAACGCCAACTTTACGACCGCGAGCACCAACCGGTATAACAACACCAACTTCAATAATCTCTTGGGTACCGACGCGACGAACCTCACCAACGGTACAGAGTGTTTCAGCAAAATAACGGGCAACGTGAGGCCGTGTAATAGCCCGAGGACGAGCGGCACCTTCGGTAATCCGGAGCCGACACCAGCAATTCCCGGCGCGCAATGGGAAATCACGAATACGGGCGACTCCGGTTTCGTCAATAACGTTACACCCAGCTTCACTGCCATCGCCCTGCAAGACGAATGGAGCCCGACCGACAAACTCATCGTCAATCTGGGCTTGCGCGACGAAATATACGCGTACGATCTCGCAAACACGTCGAGCAACGGCCAAAACTTCTGGTTCCTCGCCGGGCAGCGCGAGTTTTGTTATAACCCGGTCACCCTGCAACCGTATCTTCATGCCGTGCCGCCCGCCAGTGGACGCCCGAACAATCCATTCATTACCTTCAATTGCCCGGTCGATGATTCGATCCCGGCCCATCCCGTGCAGACCGTTCACCCCGACGGCAAAGACGGGCATCTGCTGCTGAGCAATCAATACGATCCGCACGTTTCCGACAACGCCTTTACACCGCAGTTGGGAGCGACGTACACCATCAACAACGACACCGTGCTACGCCTTTCGGCCGGCCGCTTCGCTCAAGAGCCGGAGACCTATCAAGTGCAATATAACGCCAAGGACAGTAACCTCGCGTACGACTTGTTCCAAGCGTTTTGGCAATATGGCTACACGACACCACGGCACGATCCGGCCGTGCAGTATTCGAACAACTTCGACGCATCGCTCGAGAAGCGACTCAAGGGCACAGATATGTCGTTCAAGCTCTCGCCGTTTTATCGCTACGCGACCAACCAAGTCTATAGCGTTTCTCTACCGTTCGGTCTGAGCGGTGGCCTCAACAGTGGCATCGAGCGAGTCGACGGCGTCGAGTTCGAATTTACGAAAGGCGATTTCAATAAAGACGGGCTCGCGTTTATCCTCTCCTACACGTATACGAACGCGGCAGAAAAATGGGCCAACTATCCGGGCACATCCATCAACCCGATCGACCCGTACAATCAAGACATCGCGAACTTCAACGGCCTGACGAAGGGCGGCGGCGGTTCGCGTTGCTACGAAAACGATAAGCACGGAAACGTCTATCCCGATCCGAGTTGCGCGCAGCTCAAGCCCGGATACAATCCGGCGATTCTCAACCCGTATTACGGGATGAAGCAGCAACCGCTTCTCGACCGCAACGGATGGTATCCGGTCGGACTCGACTACGGCTATCTCTCTCCGAGCGTGCTGAGCGCGGTGGTCAATTATAAACACCATAAGTTTTCGATCACGCCGGCACTCACGTTCAACGAGGGCCAGCCCTACGGAAATCCCGCCGATACGATGGGCATCGATCCCCGCACGTGCACGGCCAACTCATCGAAAATCGTCGACTCTCCCATCCATAGCAGCAACCCGCTACAGGCGGATTATACGAGCTGCGGACTTGCTGCAACGCAAAACGGCACGTCCGCCGGCGTTCTCTACATTCCCAATCCGCAGACCGCAAAGTTCGATTCGTTCGGTGCGTTCCGGCAGCCGTCGCAGTTGAACCTGAGCATGTCGATGGGATATCAGATCACGCCGAGGATCAAGGCCAACTTGCTACTGGCAAACCTTGCGAACGCGTGTTTCGGCGGTTCGTCGGAACCGTGGACCAAACAGTTTCCGCCCAACTCATACACGTGTGGATACATTTCAAACTATTATTACGTGTCGAACTTCTACAACGGTACGTCGCCCAACGACCGGGGCGCGAACGGCGTGGCGCTCAATCCCGCGTTTTCGCAATCGTATATTCCGGCGTATGCGGACGCGAATTCCTTCGTACTGCCCGGACCCTTCAACGCCTATTTGACGGTGGATATCAAGATCTAGGCGGGTTCGACCGACGATGTTAAGGCGCAGCCGCTGGCTGAAACGGCCGCTGCTACCAGCGATCCAGAAGCGATAAGCCGGCGCGCAGATACGATATCGGGCGCCGGCGAACGGTCCTCGGTCCACGGTGCGATCGTCTGTCGCGCGACGTCGTAGGCGGCCTGCGTTCCCGCGCCCGATTTCAGCGGCCGGCGGAAATCGGTCGCCGTCACCGCACCGAGCAACTCGCACGCCAGCGCGCCTTCGACGTTGTCGAGCACGCGAATCAAATTGTTTGCCGACGTCATGCCCATGCTGACGTGGTCTTCCTGACCGGCCGATGTGGGTATCGAATCGACACTGGACGGCCACGCTAGCCCTTTGTTGTCGTTGACGAGCGCCGCGGCCGCGTACTGCACGATCATCAGGCCCGACTGCAATCCCGAACGACCGGTCAGGAACAACGGAAGGTCGCGGTCCTCGGCATTAAGCAGCAGATACAGACGGCGCTCGGCGATCGACGCGATCTCGGAAATCGCCATCTTCAGGTAATCGAGTGTGAGCGCGACCGGCTCGCCGTGAAAGTTGCCGCCGGATATGAACACGCCGTCTTCCGGAAAAACCAACGGATTGTCGGTAACCGAGTTCGCCTCAATATAGGTGACGTTTCGTGCGTGTGCGATCGCATCGCGCACGGCGCCATGCACCACCGGAATGCAGCGGAACGAGTACGGGTCCTGAACCCGTCCGCACTCGGCATGCGACTGCACGATCTGCGAGCCGGCCAGTAGCGCTCGTAGGTTGCGTGCGACGGCGAGTTGGCCCGGATGGGGACGCAACGCGTTCAAGCGCCGGTCGAAGACGCGTTCCGTTCCGAGATAGGCTTCGAGCGACATCGCAGAAATCACGTCGGCGGCGGCAGCGAGACGCTCGGCCCGCAAGACGCCTAAGGCCGCGACCGCGGTCATGACTTGGGTGCCGTTGATGAGCGCTAGGCCCTCTTTAGGACCGAGCGTCACCGGGCTCAGACCGGCGCGCTCGAGTGCGACCACGCTCGGCAATCGCTCGCCTTCGAAATACGCTTCGCCTTCGCCGATCAGCACCAACGCCATGTGTGCCAGTGGTGCCAAATCACCGCTAGCGCCGACGGAGCCCTGACATGGAACGACCGCGGTGACGTCGCGATTCAACGACTCGACGATCAAGTCCAGCGTCGCGGGCGCGACACCCGAATAACCGGCCGATAACGAGTTCGCGCGTAGCGCGCTGGCCGCGCGAACGATGCGGGGATCGAGCGGCGCTCCGGTGCCAGCGGCGTGGCTTCGAACCAGGTTCAGCTGGAGCTGAGCGGCATCGCTGGGGGCGACCGGAACGTGCGCCAGCCGGCCGAAGCCGGTCGTGACACCGTAAATCGCTTCTCCACTGGCAAATCGCTCGTCGACGAACTCGCGCGCACGAAGGACAGCCGCCCGCGCCGGTTCGGAGATTCGGACGAGCGACCCATCGGCAATGGCTTCAATCGACTCGAGCGAACAGTTCCGGCCGTTGAGTTCGACCATTCCACTCCGGCGCGCGACGCTCACGTGTTAGAGATTTCTCCAATCGGCCGCGGCCGGTTTGACGAATGGCGGTCCGTTCTGAATGACGATGCTCTCGTGGTCGCGCAAAACGATCGTGCGCGGATCGCTGCCATGCCAGCTTTTCCCGTCGACCCAAATCGACAACCGGTTTCCGTGCGGCGCGGTAAGGCCGGCGGCGCGCGTCCAACTGAGCTCGCGGCCCCAGATATCGAAGAACTGCCCGAGCGTGTAGTTTTTTATCACGGGCGCTTCGATGTGGATATAGCCGTTGCTATCATGCGTATGGATCCAATAGAGGCAACCCGCCGTCTCGGACATCCCGATACTCGCGGGCACCGTGATCCGCTTTCCGCGATCGTAGAGCTGCAGTTGCGCGTGCACGTGTTCGGCGACACCTTCGGTTGGGTTGCAATCGACTCCGTCGATCGGCAAACTGCCATAAAAGTTTTGTGCGACGAGCATCGCGACGATTCCAAGGATCGGCATGAACGCGGACCTTCGACCTGCATAGTGGATAACCCAACCGGAGCCGGTGCATAAGGCAGAATTCTTGTGGAGAGGCTGTTCATTTCCCGAAATCCAGATTGCCGGTCACCATACCGAGTGCTACGATACCTTCACTTCGGATTACGAAGCGCGACACACGTAAAAGTCGCGAGTGTCCGTGCATCAAGACGTTGCGCATAGCACGTTGCGGTCGCGGCGCTCGAACCGCCGGCCGGAACGCCTCATCGTTCTCCCACCCGAGAGCGACGGCACCGAACTCGGTGTGAGGTTACGTCGGAACCCGCCACGACGAACGTTTGGGCGGGTTTCGTTATGTCTCGGGGCCCGCTCGGTACTTCTCGGCGATTTCACGGCTCAACGCCGCCGTGCGTTCGCGCGCCGCAGGCGGATCGAGCACTTCGGCTTGCGCGCCCCAACCGAGGACCCATCGCACGAACTCGTCGACGTCGCTCACGCGGTACACGATTTCCACTCCGCCGTCCTCGCGGCGCTCGACGTGCCGATCGGGCAGTACGCGCGCCGCGATCGCGGCTTTCGCGATGCGGGGCGCGAACGCGACGCGCACATCCAGGACGGGTCCGCCGGCGAAAACGCCGCTGATCGAGCGGGCTGCGAACTCCTCGATTCGAAAATCGGCGGGTCGCACGAACGTCGACGCAAGCACGTCTACGTCACCCATGCTGTCGATTGCGAAGGTTCGCGTATCCCGCCGACCGCGGTCGTGACCGACGCAATACACGCGTCCGCCGTTCACGACGAATCCGTACGGGTCGATGGTGCGAACGCTGGCCTTACCGTCTTTGTCTCGATATGAAAATCGCACCGCCCGCGAGGCTCGCTCGGCAAACGACAAGAACGCGAAAAAGCGATCGAGGCGCTCGTCGAGTTCGATCGCGGGAAGGCGAAACGCCACCGGCGACTGCGTGGCGACGTGCGCTTCGGCAGTGCGTCCGGCCGTACCGACGAGTTTATCGGTGGCCTCATCGATCGACGAACCAATCGTTCCGCCGATGCTCGCACCCAGCGAGCGCAGCGCGACCAAGCCGAAGAGTTCGCCGCTCGAGAGATCCATTCGTTTGAGGCTGTAGCCGCCGGCAAATCGGTAGGCGTTCGCCGATCGATCGAAATACCAAGGGAACCCGGCGTCCGACAAGATGGAGAGGTAGCGTCGCAGACTGCGCGTGCTTGGAGCGCGAGCTCCCTCGGCGACGCGCTCTTTGAGCGCCTCAAACGAATGACGCCCTTCGTCGATTGCGTTGAGCAATCGAACGAGTAAGACGATTTTCGATTCGGCGGCTTCCACGCGTCGTTATTGCGGCTTCGGAAAGCAGCCGTCGGGAGCGTTAATCGGCGGGGCCTGCGGTATCGGCGGCGTCGCCGTGACGCCGATCTCGACCGGAAAAAACGAACCGCCGTCCGTCATAGTGAGCACCGTCGACGTCGTCTGCGCGTTGGGCGCTAACGCAATCGCCGCGACGAGATACGGAACCGGGCGTCGTACGCAACCTAGCTCCACCAGATTGCCATCGACCAAAAAACTCGCGCGATCGATCCCGACAATCGGCCGGAAATACACGTACGCCGTTGCCGGCTGGGCCGCCGGATTGGACAGCCCGATATCGATGCGATGTAGCACGCCGTAATCGCCGTAATCGCGACCGTCGGCCGCCGGGTCGACGTTTTGCGGCGCAGGTTCGCGATCGCCGATTGTGACCGTCGCGTCGGGTCCGCCGGCAGCATATTGCAACGTCGAGTTTCCGTACGTGCCGAGCACGAAGGTACCGCTGCGGTGATGTCCGTCGCGCGGCAACGGCGCGAGCGATAGGGCGCTGCGCGCGTCGTCGACCGGCCCGATCGAAGCGACCGTTACGGTTACCGGGCCGCCGGAAATGACGTTGAAATCGATGCTGCCCGCGACGCCTTGCCTGGCCGTCAGTGACTCGTCGCGCAATACGAACGGGCGGTCGGCCGACACGTCCGCAACGATGCCTTCATTATGCGGCTGAACGTCGAGCACGGTGCGTGAAACCGAGTGGCCCACCGACATGACGTCGATATTGGGGCCGGCTGCCGCATCGATGATCTGCACGCTGGCCGGGGTTTGCGATGTCGTCGACAGGAGCACGACGATGCGGTGCGGATCGAGCGCGTCGTCGTGGTAGTAATATAAACGCGTCGGACGTCCGCTTTGGACTTGCCCGGAAAAGAGAACGCCGTTACCGAGCACGTGCTCGGGATCGTCGTCGTAGAATAGCACGTCGGGCGAGAACGACGGAACGGCGACGTTTTGTACGGCGACTTGTGTGCTGCCCGCAACGTCGAAATAGCGCGGATCGCCGCCGACCGTTACCGGCACCGAATACGTCGCTTGCGCACCCGGCTGCATCGATTGTGTTGCGGGTTGCGGGTCACCGACGGCCGTGCGCGCTCCGTATTGCGGGGGCGTCAGCCGTAGCACGACGGCGCGAATGGTCGACGCCAACCACGCGTCGCCGGCCGGTGTACCGGTTACTTGGAGATTTGTTTGCGACACGATCGTTCCGGCATCGAACGCGACGCGAACCGGAACGTCGGCGACGCCGCCACCGGCATCGACAACGTGTACGATATCGCTTCCCGTTGCTTGCGTCGCGGTGACGACGATCGATCCGGTTGCCGGATCGACCGCAACGGTGACCAGCCGCTGCTCGGCCGTTGCGCTCACCTGCCCGCTCGCGCCGGAAACCTGGAGCGTGCGCTGCTGCGCCGGGTTGAGTCGCAACGTCGCGGGCGACACAGAAAGCACGCTTGGGCTGGCCGACGGCGATGGGATCGGTGCCGTTTGGTCAGGTGACGGTGGAACCGGCTGCGCGACCAGGAGTCCGGCCAGTAGAGCGTGGAGCATCGCTATCTATCCGCCATCGCCCAAGAGGCCTCATGCAGAAATCGACGCCGGCTCCAAAACGCTTCCTCGAAGACTTCACCGTGGGCGAGGTCTTTGAAACCGCGTCGATCGACGTGAACGCTGCCGAAATCCTGGCCTTCGCCGAGTCGTTCGACCCGCAACCGTTTCATCTCGACGAAGCGGCGGCGCGGGCCGGCTTTTTCGGCGGACTGGTCGCCAGTGGCTGGCACACGGGCGCCCTGACGATGCGCCTCTTTGTTGAGAGCGGCGTTATGCGCGAGATCGGCGTCATCGGTTTCGGCGTCGACGAACTGCGCTGGCTCGCGCCGGTGACGCCCGGGGACGAGCTGCACCTGCGCGGCGAGGTCGTCGAAGTACGCCCGCGACCACATCGTCCCGCCCGTGGAATCGTGCGTATACGCATCGAGACCGTCAATCAACACGGATTGACGGTCATGACGCAGATTCCCAACTTGGTCGTTCCGGCACGGCCGGAACTCCCCGTAGCGGACGGCTAGTTAACGGCGGCTTCGGTCGGCGGAGCCGCCGGCGGTTCGACCGACGGAATCTTGGTGTACTTCATCTTCTCGGGAGCATCCGGGTCGACGTCTCCCAGAATATGATCGCCGGATTTGAAAGTGCCCTTGAGCATTTCCTCGGCCAGCTCGTCTTCTACATTCCGCTGAATCGCGCGGCGCAACGGACGCGCGCCGAACTGAGGATCCCAACCCTTCTTCGCCAGAAGAATCTTCGCAGCTTCGGTGACCTTGAGCTCCATTTCTTGGGCTCGGACTTCGCGAATGACCTTATTGAGTTCCAGCGTAACGATCTGCTCGATCTCGTCGCGCGTAAGCTGATGAAAAACGACGATCTCGTCGACGCGATTGAGGAACTCAGGACGGAACGTCGACTTGACCTCTTCCAGCACCTTATTCTTCATACGTTCGTACGCTTTGGCTTCGTCGTCGGCGGTGCTCTTCTGCGGTCTAAATCCAATGTCGGACGTGGTCGTCATGCCCGTCGCGCCGACGTTGGATGTCATCACGATCACGCAATTTTTAAAGTCGACTTGGCGTCCTTGCGAATCGGTCAAACGTCCATCGTCCAGGACTTGCAGAAGCAAGTTGAAGACGTCCGGGTGTGCCTTTTCGATTTCGTCGAGCAGTACGACCGCGTACGGGCGTCGACGAACGGCTTCGGTAAGCTGTCCACCTTCCTCGTAGCCGACGTATCCCGGGGGTGCTCCGACCAAACGGCTGACCGAGTATTTCTCCATGTACTCAGACATGTCGATACGAATCATCGACTCTTCGTCGTCGAACAATAGGGCAGCGACGCTGCGTGCAACTTCCGTTTTGCCGACGCCGGTCGGTCCGAGGAAGATAAACGATCCGATCGGCCGCGACGGACTCTTCAATCCGGCGCGCGAGCGGCGTATCGCCCGCGTCACGACCTCGATCGCTTCGTCTTGACCGATCACGCGCTCGTGTAGCAAGTCTTTCATTTTGAGCAACTTGGCCGTTTCGGCCTCGGCCAAACGGCTGACCGGAATACGCGTCCACGCGGACACGATCTCGGCGATGTTATCGGCGGTAACTTTCAGTACGCGATCGGTCGCGGCTTTGCGCTCTTGCCAATCGGTTTCGAGGCGAGACTTCTCCAGTCGAAGCTTTTCTTCTTTATCGCGAATCGATGCGGCCTTGTCGAACTCTTGGTTCCGGACGACCGATTCTTTTTCGGCGATGACGCGACGCAACTGCGCGTCGATCTCGCGGACCTCCGGCGACGGCAACGTCGCTTGCAATCGCACGCGCGAGCTGGCTTCGTCGATGAGGTCGACGGCTTTGTCGGGCAGAAAGCGATCGGTGATA
The nucleotide sequence above comes from Candidatus Tumulicola sp.. Encoded proteins:
- a CDS encoding TonB-dependent receptor, whose product is MNIRVIVFLSAAIVFFGRTCVFAGTTGSITGIVTTPTGAAVGAVRVTAVSPSQSSSVTTDASGHFTMLSLAPDTYTITIVKAGFQTVTTTGISVFADQSQALRLSIQTALKTIATVTTRSSMDVVKPGTTSDVYSVNSAVSQAVQGVGGGGNLNNAYSAIATVPGAFVPPNQQGWDQVVYIRGGSYDQIGYEFDGVPVNRSFDNYPGGTAGTLGQQELQVYAGGGTAGESASGLAGFINQVIKTGTFPGYANVSAGIGSPTFYHDVEIEAGGATPDRLFSYYVGIGGYNQDYRYLDQFNGSNLGDVWGYSIIADNTAHLYFGGVFPTCGYTAPQDSGYYQGPNESPVYNPFDLRQGQRGYVGKPQGISENPGCYQTVTPAYASYNWIADRENVANFHIGIPHKRDAGRDDVQILYNVTAMQSSFYSSQNDLGPHLVQQLNEVVYGRNIPQVWGDFLTWPTGTYFGESPGKVSPTAYYMPSSPSGRCANITPYRVPGRAPAIPSACAGGDYSAVPNDAQDAFWNNASIFKLQYQHNIGSNAYLRLYGYSFYSDWLQTSPLSYASELYGFGVTSYDYELESHTRGIAMEFADQIDPKSLLTFNANFTTASTNRYNNTNFNNLLGTDATNLTNGTECFSKITGNVRPCNSPRTSGTFGNPEPTPAIPGAQWEITNTGDSGFVNNVTPSFTAIALQDEWSPTDKLIVNLGLRDEIYAYDLANTSSNGQNFWFLAGQREFCYNPVTLQPYLHAVPPASGRPNNPFITFNCPVDDSIPAHPVQTVHPDGKDGHLLLSNQYDPHVSDNAFTPQLGATYTINNDTVLRLSAGRFAQEPETYQVQYNAKDSNLAYDLFQAFWQYGYTTPRHDPAVQYSNNFDASLEKRLKGTDMSFKLSPFYRYATNQVYSVSLPFGLSGGLNSGIERVDGVEFEFTKGDFNKDGLAFILSYTYTNAAEKWANYPGTSINPIDPYNQDIANFNGLTKGGGGSRCYENDKHGNVYPDPSCAQLKPGYNPAILNPYYGMKQQPLLDRNGWYPVGLDYGYLSPSVLSAVVNYKHHKFSITPALTFNEGQPYGNPADTMGIDPRTCTANSSKIVDSPIHSSNPLQADYTSCGLAATQNGTSAGVLYIPNPQTAKFDSFGAFRQPSQLNLSMSMGYQITPRIKANLLLANLANACFGGSSEPWTKQFPPNSYTCGYISNYYYVSNFYNGTSPNDRGANGVALNPAFSQSYIPAYADANSFVLPGPFNAYLTVDIKI
- the hutH gene encoding histidine ammonia-lyase, with the protein product MSVARRSGMVELNGRNCSLESIEAIADGSLVRISEPARAAVLRAREFVDERFASGEAIYGVTTGFGRLAHVPVAPSDAAQLQLNLVRSHAAGTGAPLDPRIVRAASALRANSLSAGYSGVAPATLDLIVESLNRDVTAVVPCQGSVGASGDLAPLAHMALVLIGEGEAYFEGERLPSVVALERAGLSPVTLGPKEGLALINGTQVMTAVAALGVLRAERLAAAADVISAMSLEAYLGTERVFDRRLNALRPHPGQLAVARNLRALLAGSQIVQSHAECGRVQDPYSFRCIPVVHGAVRDAIAHARNVTYIEANSVTDNPLVFPEDGVFISGGNFHGEPVALTLDYLKMAISEIASIAERRLYLLLNAEDRDLPLFLTGRSGLQSGLMIVQYAAAALVNDNKGLAWPSSVDSIPTSAGQEDHVSMGMTSANNLIRVLDNVEGALACELLGAVTATDFRRPLKSGAGTQAAYDVARQTIAPWTEDRSPAPDIVSARRLIASGSLVAAAVSASGCALTSSVEPA
- a CDS encoding WYL domain-containing protein, giving the protein MEAAESKIVLLVRLLNAIDEGRHSFEALKERVAEGARAPSTRSLRRYLSILSDAGFPWYFDRSANAYRFAGGYSLKRMDLSSGELFGLVALRSLGASIGGTIGSSIDEATDKLVGTAGRTAEAHVATQSPVAFRLPAIELDERLDRFFAFLSFAERASRAVRFSYRDKDGKASVRTIDPYGFVVNGGRVYCVGHDRGRRDTRTFAIDSMGDVDVLASTFVRPADFRIEEFAARSISGVFAGGPVLDVRVAFAPRIAKAAIAARVLPDRHVERREDGGVEIVYRVSDVDEFVRWVLGWGAQAEVLDPPAARERTAALSREIAEKYRAGPET
- a CDS encoding MaoC family dehydratase, translated to MGEVFETASIDVNAAEILAFAESFDPQPFHLDEAAARAGFFGGLVASGWHTGALTMRLFVESGVMREIGVIGFGVDELRWLAPVTPGDELHLRGEVVEVRPRPHRPARGIVRIRIETVNQHGLTVMTQIPNLVVPARPELPVADG
- a CDS encoding ATP-dependent Clp protease ATP-binding subunit: MSMWEPFTERARRSIVLAQEEAQRLGNNYIGTEHILLGIISEGESLAAKVLESLGVNLSKVRQEVEAIVGRGGQTVQQEMVFTPRAKRVIELAFEEARQLNHNYIGTEHLLLGLIREGEGVAARVLTNLGVDPAKVRVQTTSLLGAEGQPPAPKGKSKTPTLDAYGRDLTTLARENKLDPVIGRNNEIERVIQILSRRTKNNPALIGEPGVGKTAIAEGLAQRVIKGDIPEPLRDKRVITLDLAGLVAGTKYRGEFEERMKRVMDEIRGAAGEIILFIDELHTLVGAGAAEGAIDASNIIKPALARGELQCIGATTLNEFRKHIEKDSALERRFQPIMVGEPTLEEAVEILKGLRERYEAHHKVQITDEALVAAVKLGDRYITDRFLPDKAVDLIDEASSRVRLQATLPSPEVREIDAQLRRVIAEKESVVRNQEFDKAASIRDKEEKLRLEKSRLETDWQERKAATDRVLKVTADNIAEIVSAWTRIPVSRLAEAETAKLLKMKDLLHERVIGQDEAIEVVTRAIRRSRAGLKSPSRPIGSFIFLGPTGVGKTEVARSVAALLFDDEESMIRIDMSEYMEKYSVSRLVGAPPGYVGYEEGGQLTEAVRRRPYAVVLLDEIEKAHPDVFNLLLQVLDDGRLTDSQGRQVDFKNCVIVMTSNVGATGMTTTSDIGFRPQKSTADDEAKAYERMKNKVLEEVKSTFRPEFLNRVDEIVVFHQLTRDEIEQIVTLELNKVIREVRAQEMELKVTEAAKILLAKKGWDPQFGARPLRRAIQRNVEDELAEEMLKGTFKSGDHILGDVDPDAPEKMKYTKIPSVEPPAAPPTEAAVN